Genomic segment of Oncorhynchus tshawytscha isolate Ot180627B linkage group LG28, Otsh_v2.0, whole genome shotgun sequence:
TTCAAAACAAACATCTCACATTTGGAAAGATTTAATGCCAGACCTGAGATTTTGGAGGACTGCTTCACGATATCCAATGCTAATCTAGCttgtgacacattttttttttaaagtgaggTGTCATCCACCAGTTGGGATATCTGATCTctctggaatggaatggaatgccTTCAAATGGACTTTTATGAACTAATGAGCATAACATTTGAGATactaacaaaaataaaaaaggtgAAAGTGGACAACCTCGTCGTATTCCTTTGTAAATGTTAAACCTTGAAGATGTTCCATGACAGTGTTTCATACAGCTATTGCCACCATTATACAGAGTTCTAATAGCATCAACAAAAAAATGCTTAAGACAATCAAAGATAAAATTCTGACTTACTGTATCAAATGCTTTCTGAAAATCCAAAAATAGGATAACAGGGAAGTCATCCAATAGATCACAATACTCAACCAAGTCTAACACCAGCCTCAGATTATTAAATATATGGCACCCTTTCATAAACCCTGGTTGACATTCATCAATCCGATCATTCAAGCAACACTTTAACCTTTTTGCAAAAATTAAGGCTATCATTTTTTAGTCGAGATCCTTGTGTGGTTTAGGTATAAGAGTAATAACCCATTGCTTCAGAGAGGCAGGTAGTTCTCCCTTCTTTTCGCCTCCTTAAAGGTTTCAAGTAAAAATAGTGCTATTTCTTCAGAGAAGGTTTTGTAAAATTCAGAGGTTAATCCATCACAACCTGgagatttgttatttttttaactgaGCAACCCCGTACTGGATGTCCATAATGGATAAATCTTGACAACAAGACCGATTGAATTCTTCACTCATCGAATTAACATTCTCTATAGAATCAAGGAGATCCTTAGAGTCACTCAAATTGTTATCTAAGGAGTAAAGATTCTCATAAAACTTAGTGGTAAAGTCTGATAACAACTCTCTATCCTCAGTGGTAACCCCATTAATCTTAAATTTCCGAAGTGTGTTGagtttccctctcctcttttccaaaTTAAAAAAGTATCTACTGTTCTTTTCACCTTTTTCAAGCCATTGTTTTCTGGATCTTATGAAAGCTCCTCTAGCATTTTCCTCATACAATGTATCTAGTTGATTCTGTAAATCATTCAATTTAGCTTTCTCATTAAGATCAAGATGCTCAATCTCTGTGATATCCGCAATTGTCTTAGAGAGTTCAGTTACCTCACATCTCCTTCTTAAAGCAAGCCTTTTTCCAGAAGTAATACAGGCTGAGCGGATTTTACATTTCAGCACTTCCCAATATATCCCATACTCTGCATTAGATGTAGctaaactgctcggcctccgaccacaagtcactacagagggtagtgtgtacggcccagtacatcactgggaccaagcttcctgccatccaagacctctataccaggcagtgtcagaggaaggccctaaaaatcatcaaagactccagccaccctagtcatagactgttctgtctgctaccacacggtaccagagtgccaagtctaggtccaaaagacttcttaacagctcctacccccaagccataagactcctgaacagctaatcaaatggctacccagactatttgcattgtcatcGCCCCTCCCACCCCTTtagactgctgctactctctgtttattaactatgcatagtcactttaactctacctacatgtacatattacgtcAATGaactcaactaaccggtgcccccgcacattgactctgtaccggtaccccctgtatatagcctcgctactgctgctcgttaattatttgttactgtcCATCTTATTGATCTCTTTACAAGTAGCTGGATTTACACATAACGATAATGAGGGGTACACAAAACgagacagtccctctgccttggacAGAAGTACTCTCCCAAGTATAGAAAGATCTCTTTGTAGccaattattaaatatatttttagttcTCTTAATTTTAGGAGAGAAATTCAAATGTTGTCTGACTAAGTGGTTTTTTGACAGATGtattcctaaatatttaacacagtcctttacaggaatattttcaatttctttatcatcagagtcaaATAAACATAAGATTTCACATTTAGAAACATTCTGTTTTAATCCTGATGCAATAGAAAATGCAGTAATAGCATTAAGGGCATGTGCGACCTGGTCTTTGGatgaatataaaatgttaatATCTTCGGCAGTAAGTGATACAAATTTTGGGCCACTAATAATACAATGGATGTTTTGTGCACAAAGGTAATGACTAAACTGTCTTGCTAAGAATGTTCAAATCTGACATCTCTACGTGGCCATCTATGGAAATGGTCTTTCTGGCCCGGGCGTAAAATAAACTGCAGTACCGAAGCAAAACTGTGGGAGCAGTTTCCCCTTGGTTATCCCTCTCGCTTTGCCTAACCAACTACACTTGAAGTCAGAACCAAAGcattttctgtttttcattttaaattaatttgcaaacatttctaaacgtgttcactttgtcattatttgttattgtgtgtagatgggttaaAAGAACCtagttaatccattttgaatttaggctgtaacacaatgaaATGTGGAACAATTcatggggtatgaatactttctgaaggcactgtaaatacatcTTTATCCTTACAATCCAATTGCATACGTGTGATCCAAATTTCGAatgcaaataaatatataatatccTACTTGCGACAATATAGCTAATCTATATAGCTTATCTAGATGGTACTGTATTGTTGTTTCCCATGTTATAGCCCACAATTTGTCTTGTCTGTTATATTTTTGTCACCAAACAAATTCAACTTTGTTGACTGTCTAAGTGTGAATAAAATGGAATACATATTGTAGGCTACACATGGGTTATTGTAGGGGATTTCTAAACTGGCCATTTGAGAGGCTTAATCTGAGCAAGTACCCCAGACACCAATCGTCGGGTCAATACCAAATGCATTTGACCGTTTGGCATATTGCTTGGCATATTGTTTACCCAGTAATTTATGTAAACGTATGTACATGTAGTCTAATCCTTTTCATATTGTTTACCCAGTAACTTAGGTAAACTGAATGATGCCTATGTATAGTCTAATCCTTTTCTGGATAGTGAGTGTTTTGTCCTTCATGTGATTGAATCAAATTttgttatttcaaatcaaatcacattttatttgccacatgttttgtaaacaacaggtgtagactaacagtgaaatgcttacttacaggcccttctcAACATGCTTACTGACAGAAACAACATAAAGACGCCCATAGCCTCTCCCGGGAAGAGCATGTGATCATATGATCATTAATAAGTCCTACGGTGTCCATAGAGGAAATAAACAGACTGTGAGCGCACCTGTTTTTCCTGTAGCCAGATATAGCACAGGCACATGTGGGAATAATACTGTATCTTGCTACTCTGGACACTGACCACGCATCATTGAATTGAAAAGTATTAGCTTGTTGTTTACAGGAGTTTTTCTGCAACTTATTTGGTAAGTTTGCTTCCCTGTTTGTGTCATTAAGGGAGGAAATGAGTGATTATACCCTGTTGAATGGAGAATGGTAGGAAATTGAACATAAACACAGTCCATCTCTTTCTTGTTCTTCTGCAGCCAGATTGATCCATCCCTCTGTCACGGCCCAAATGACCTCCTGGCTCTGACCAATCCTAAAGTCAGACTGGCCTTTAAAAAAGAGCTCCTCCTCCCATGACAGGCTGACTGGACCAAAGCTCATCTTCTGATGGCAGGTAGGTACTAGGATAaagatcacacacacatacacaaactcaccacatacacagagacatagaTACTATGTCAATGTCTGAGCAGGGAAACACGACTTTTAACTCTTggttgctccagtttcaactgttctgccttattattatacgaccatgctggtcatttatgaacatttgaacatcttggccatgttctgttataatctccacccggcacagccagaagaggactggccaccccacatagcctggttcctctcacatagcctggttcctctcttcttcctaggttttggcctttctagggagtttttcctagccaccgtgcttctacacctgcattgcttgctgtttggggttttaggctgggtttctgtacagcactttgagatatcagctgatgtacgaagggctatataaacaaatttgatttgatttgatttgacatgtatatattacaaaacacagagacatagatacTATGTCAATGTCTGAGCAGGGAAACACGACTTTTAACTCTTGGTTGTCTGTCTTTGGTCAGATGAAAGGTCAGTGGGACGCACTATGTTCCCTGCTCTCCAGTTAACATTTCCTGTTTGCCAAGGTGCGCCATGGCCTCCTGCTCCATCTCCTGGAAACCTACAGCTTGTTTAGTAAGTCACCTCTCTGGGCATATGGAGAAATGGTGAACAGCCTCAACCAGCCTGTCCAGGCAACTATGATCGGTTTTCTCTAACAGCTTTTCATCTCCTCTTTTATCATTCTCTCCTCTGCAGGCAAGAGGTTTGAGTCTGAAGGTATTGGCTCATCGGACTCTTCAGGTAATAGAATTTATCATTTTCTACCTGTTTCTATCTGTATAGCAAAGTCTCTCTAGATATTCCTCAGACAGAAAACCCTGAGTTaagtcttcctctccttttcctgtaaaGAGGACGCCCAGAGTGGTCTGAAGGGTTGTGTGAGGTTCCTGCAGCACCGTGCTCACCTCATGACCAGCCCTGTTTCTCCAGCAAGCTCTCAACAAGCCCCACCACACTCCCGCTTATGCCCGGCCACAAGGCATGATGGGAATTGGAGGAAAAGGGGTGCATGTGATGAGGTGGCTAAAAGATGAACAAGATACTCAACCGGAGAACAGGTACAGTGGCTTATCTTATGCTGTTTGTGTAAGTGATTTTTACAGCAATGTTATTACAGGCCATATTGACCTGTCTTAGCTACCTCAGAGGTTGGTATATTGTTTATTACCCTAGTTGTGACGATATTAGAGATTATGGTGGCCTCTAATCACAGTGATTTCCATCTTCCCCTCTGAGTCCAGGGGGTGGGGATATGGCAGTTGGGACTGGACAGGGGACCCTCCATCTCATCCAAAAAGACTAGACAGGTATATTTCTGCCCTCtgtcaataaaaacaatatgtcACTGACCTGACAAACTAGGAAAGGACTATATGTGAGTTTCAAATTGCACAATCGCTTGGCCGTTAACAGGAAGTGAGGTCACAGGTGATCAGCTGTGACGGCATCTCTGGATGCATCTTCCAAGGCCAGTCTGGTCACAGCCGTGTCGAGTCCTAGACCTCTGAACTGTGTGACCTTTGACCCCGAAGGTGACCAGCTCTGAGCCGCTCGGTGAATGTGTTTGGAGATCCCAAGATATGCCGTAGTTCGTCAATGTCCATTTCTGTCACTTGGATGTTCAAAAATCACTTTGTTATTGTAGTTGTTTGCTTTGACAGGAGTCCGTTGTTCAGAAGGGAAAGAAGATGTCAACCTCGGAGCCCACTTCTCTGTGTGGCTGTCACTGGGGGTTATGCAGCAGTGGGTTACCATGGTGATGGGTTGAAACCCTTGAGTCTTAAATCAGGTATATGGTTTTACAAGTTTGCCAACAACTCTGTAAGCCAATGaactaaattaattaaatacatcacTGAACACAACATCAGTGATTAAGAACTAATGAAACCACCCCAACCCTATTGTGCAGGTTAGAGGACGTGGGCTAGCGAGGATCTGCGGGTGTCCATCCTCTACCTGATTTGGCTCGCTTCAGAGGAGCCCAAGCTACTGGTATCTCGGGGCAGGGATCAACGGCTAAGGGTGTggaggaaacaggagggagaggcaaGCATGGTGCTGCTGGAACATTTTAGGGTGCAACAAGGCCCCATCCTGGCACTGGCAAAAAACTATTCTTATCTGGCTTCCACCTCAGGTCAGACTAGTTGAAGATCAACAACTAAAACCCTCATTAAACACTAATTTAATCAATAGTTAACCCATGAACCACATATTCACCTTGGAATCTCCACACACCACCAACAGGACACATAATAACAGTGCAGTTAATAAATCATTCATATAACAACTTGTTTACAGATGATTCACAATATGTATCAAAATGTGTATGGGTATGTGAGTGTCATTGTACTGCAGTGCAGCTACCTCCCTCCACAGTCACTGCAGTTATCCAGCCACCTTTGCCCCCACTAGACTCCTCCATTTCTAGCTCAATGTCACCACATGATTGCGGCAGGTCAGTATTTGGGCCCATGGCATACTAGAGAAGGCAAATTGGATATTTTTTTtgcagtgagatgcagtgccttagaccgctgcgccactcgggagccctaaatGTAGGCTTTTTATGCGTTAATAACCACACCAACCTGCATTGCTCTGCACTCTCCCCTACACGTAGCCATATCTTTTCACTAAATAGAGAATACGTTTTACAACCTGAATTCTTTATTCAATAGATATGATTACCCTAAATGTACGAATTTTGAAGGGCTGTTGCAGTCTTATTTACGGTAATATTTACTTACGTCACGTGTGCATTTGCGCACGCATCTCCCACTTGAAAAAATTGTTGCAGTTTATTAACATCTACGGATTCTTTATTGAACATTAGCATTGAAATACTCGACTATATACTTCACACAGAGAatacaaatctgtcatttggaTTGGACAAGATGGCCAGCTGCAATTTTCAGTCGCAGTTAGTATCCATTATGGAGATATTAGCTAAAGCAGCTGTAGCAGAAATAAACAAACGAGTTGATGATAGCTGTGCAGTTATACGTTTGGAAGTAACCCAAAGCCAGCGAGATATTGATGGACTGAAAAGGAAGTGTCAAATGATGGAGGGAGAGCTGAAGAAGACGCGAGGACGAGTCAGGAGAAAAGGTAGTAGATTTTTGTATATACTTTTACTACGGTGATATGTGAATGATTCTATAACGTTAAGTTACATCCGTTACACATTAGCTAGTGTAAATCATAGTAGGCAATTTTTCAACTAACCTGTTTTTGGCGATAGTTTCTCTGTTCTCGATTCGGGGAGAATATGGTATCATATAAATGTCCGTATCCAGTTGCAGGTGGTTCTGAACAAAAACAGAATATTCAGAAAAATATTAAATGCAAGTCTTGTATCGAGTGAGAAATTCATTTTGCATGTGTGTAGTTCTCTGTTTTGCACTGTTTCAGTGCgaccaaaacacacatgcaaaagGTTTTCACTCGATACAAAACGTGGATGTAATATATCTTTCTGAATATTCTCGGACATGTTTAAATCCTGAATTGCGGATTGCTATGTAGTGGCCAATGAAAGGCTTCGAAGTCACCGGCTGTAATATTGACATTCCCCAGGTTTCCACAGATAACAcatccacaaagtcaaaattggcttcAAAATGTAGCATTCTGGTCATAATTTAAGATGAGGCATAATGATAGCAGTGTGTCTAGGGTTAACATCTGACCGTAACATAATAAATTGTGGAAATGGCCggggtttagccataattatgactttgtgactgtgttAACTAGTGACAGTCCGGTCATCACTAGTTTCCAGTGATGATGAtttatataaaccctggattgctgatgttATTTATTGGACATTGAggggctttgaagccaccggtcggtTATATTGGCACTCCctagtaggagcagtcctccatacgAATGAAtggaatatatttttttcctgTGGTGGGGCAGTAACATTAGTACTCTTCCCCCCCAAAAAGTTAAGGattttatttcaatattttattttatttgtatgtttagctcacaatataatttaaaagtgtGCATGAAGgtatctgtaatagaataaacgtgccaaaaacgaatgtagacattaagaaatgcatttctatagctcccaaaatatatatattttttacaaatgaggAGGAATGCCAAGATGGCTGTGCCAAGATGACTGATGGGGGCTTCAATACAGCGCCCGTTGTCAgtaatccagggtttatacaaaTCATTATTCTATACCCGGCTTTCAAcctactcttgaaagttgtaatagtagcatgcacaaggtgcaattttgaaattgggTATTACATCCGCAgtgttcctcttgtcatgtcagtcattgcagaccttagagcgctatttataacttgtcagaaatatTCAGATCAACTATCCCATGACAGCTAACGCTTTTTAGCTAGTTTTTTagcccattgattttgttgtaaCGTTTGAGTAACACAAATATAACATGAATACACAGAAGacgtagcaaaatgtgtagaatagcaggaattTAGCTTCaaaatggcaacaaaaaaaataaaacatctccatcccatggcaaaatgtatagaattgcaggaaattagctttaaaccaTCAAAGATTTCTTTCTGCCtgcaagaggggtgtgaacagtttgtgtcgtGAACATtccttgtgcccatagaaatagacatgGCACGCAGGCGGGGGTatgggatgttccccaatgcttgAAGGGGAGCTTAAGTGAAAAATTTTGGTAACCCCTTATATAGAACTTAGTGGAAACAGAGTAGttctccataggaatgaatggaattcaaCAGTATTTCTATACATTTCAAGTACACAATGACATGTAACATTAGTactaagtcggaagtttacataaaccttagccaaatacattaatacattatatacaaatacattatatacacacatctatatatacacacatatatatatatatatatatacatatatatatatatatatatatgtgtatatacatacatatatacgtgtgtatatatacacacacacacacacatatatatatatatttgtatatatacacttatatgtatgtatgtgtgtgtgtatatatacatacatgtgcatatatatgttatatatacatacacatatctatatacatatattatgtatgtgtatatatatatatatatatatatatatatattgccagGTTGGGAGTTTAGCCATGACACCTGAGTGAACACCCATACTTTTACAATAAGCTCCataggattttgaatgaccacgtcccatccgaaagaagGCACCCTGTGCGGGACAATGTTCCaaaatgtaatcaaggtttgaaattattatgttttagtcaaatattatatctgtttaggCTTCTTGCGGTCAGTTTGCGGtcaacattaaaaaaacatttttttttaaaaatctgcccCCCCCCCGACCATCTGCTCAATAACAAATTGgcccgcagctgaatctagttgatgatccctgcattAAGGTGTCTGCAATAGAATATAATTGTCAAAGCTAATGTAGACATTAAAGACACAGTGCAGTCCAAAACTTGATTTTCCTGTGatctatatatatttccacactatgaggttggaataatactgtgaaattgtgaaaattatgataatgctgtTTTAGTGTAAGACCCATtcgaaaagaccgcctgaaatttcagcctgttttggtgggatggagttttggtaaATTagttagaccaataagaaagttccaaacctctctgccaaaatcagctagttttcagttttttccTCCCTTCTCAGACTATTCTGACAGTCCTAGCAAAGTTCTTGCTTGATAAATTGCTCTTAgctaagatttttttttaaatgagaaaacaattacagtaaggtacttaattgttacccagaaatgatttaatattgagATATAAACAGTGCAATAGGCCtgttctatagcttccaaaatatgatttttttaCCCTAGAGGAGGAGTACCAAAATGGCTCTGTGGTGGCTTCAACAGAGCCCCCTGTCAATCATCTAGGGTTAATACATATTGTATCATGGTATGTGACTCTGTCATCTTCTTCTACATGTGTCTGGAAGCTGAAATTCAGTGTAAAATGTGTATTTaatatttttctgtttttttggagAACCATCTGCAATTAGACAGGGGCATCTTTAACTTAGACTTTTCTCCCGAATTGACAACGAAGTGGCGCCAAGAACAGCTTAGTTCAAAATGTGGCTGCTGTGCTTTATATTAGCTAATGTGTAACGGCTGTATAGAAGCATTCACATATCACCGCTGTAACAAGGTGGAGCTAGATTATTTGATTGCCTATCCAAAACCCAAATGTGTGAATAGCCCTAATATTTAACTgattacaattttattttattaccCCATGGCAGCAGAGAGATCTTTATATCCAGTCAAGATTGTTTTGAACAAGCAGAGGATTTGCTcacagtggagagatggagagatggctgTTGAAGAGGACTCTCAACCCCAGGTGTGATGCATCACCTTTTACAATTACAAAGACCTGACCTCTTGGATCAATTCTGTTATTGGAATGTCAGGAGAATTTACAGTTTTTGTGTGATTCATGAGTATGAAAGTGTTAAATATGGTGTGTCCCAGAGTGATAACCTCAGTCCCCTGTTACAGCCTACAGATgtggagcagagagcagagactgAACCAATACTGATCAAAGATGAGGAGACGGCAGAGGATGTGTGGAAGACTGACCTTCAGGAAGAGCTCAGGATCACTGGAGAGGGTGGGTGCGACCATAAGGGGTACTGCTCTGTCTGCCTATGGAAgactgtgtgggtgtggtgttACACACGTTGCAAGTTGCTACACTGGTGTTGGGCGTTTTATGTTCTGCCATATggagtgcacatacacacacagtccgtTCCAAAGCTGTCATGATTTGCTACTGGTAGCCCTTTACTCTCGTACCTctatacgggttgaaaatggcagatttgggcacAGATAAGTGCCTAAATTGGAAcgtagtggctgtacagtaacatgctgtaAATGACGTCAGATCCCAGGCTCTGCGCCGCTTcacagtgctgtgtgtgttttgactgacagccgctCTGACATGAGCACCACACGCGACAAGTTGTTGCCCCTATCCCTCCCGCTAATTGTCAAACTTTTGCACATttgttgttgtctgagtgagtgaaatgctgtaaattaagaggactcaatgtattttgaaagaggagacattgaggattataatacATACGGCATTGATACGAGCAAGCCAAACACCCGTGAGttcaaatgtgcacttcacatttccgtATCATAAAACCCATGTCATAAACAGTGTCATCATTTATGATCaccatgtttgatgtacagttacaagatgacatggcgtcataccatggggttgttctgaacagaatgagcctatttTTTGGGGGCCTATTGTGAAGAGAATTTGGCACAGAACACGCACTTGAATGCACTCATTACTCCTTTCTATGCGCACCAAAATTACGGTATGTTTCTCTGAATtcccttgtgaaagcctaacactgtaagattgtattttataacttagctgaTCAAGTTGGCAATATAACAaactttcaaatgatgcccagcTGACCCAGATTGTAATTTAAAATGGTCAGGTTTTGGATTAAGTAAACAACAACATTAATTGTGTGAAGGCGGGGATGCAGGGCTGCGTTACAAACAAAACAGCTACAAGTGTGCTTGTTCTAGTTCTGCaaagcaccttatagttgaagacttgTTTGAGTCATGAAAGTGTATTGAAATGACTTAGGACCTGTGTACACTTTGGAGAGgagtgtggccacttggagacaccagttagtcctctcagtCAAACCCTTGTCATGTTTCTGTCTTATGTTGCACCCACCCCACatttccaggaatattcttatcatgttactgaatgtatccagaacattttctgatttttgttatcaacaaatgtggcaaaaagtacagtaaatgtaaaatgcacataaaatcaagagtgtaatgtttggattcagtcttgtgtcaggtgaactgttgtatCCTCAACGTTAGTCTAATAAtttccccataatctccaaactgctCCCTTTCAAGTGCTACCATGCTTATGCATTTCATATGTCTttgtaaaaaacatttaaatttaGCCCTATTCATATAGAACCAAAtcccacaagtgtaaagggttaagtGTCTTTTTGAATGTTTCTTTTATATTTATCCCAAATCTTTAGAGTCTGGTTCCAAGCCTGGGCAACCACCATCCTTTGAGCAACGGCACTTTGATGAGGACTTCATCACACAACCCAACATATCTCCTGAAGACTCAGTGGAACATTACCCCAATTCTGATGGTCCAAAGGAACCAGGCACACCACGGTGTATGTCTGTAGAGAAATCAAAGGTGTTCAGCACAGAGCAGCACCGGCCAGCCGAGGATGAGGACTCACAAGAGCTAGTGATGGTGAAggatgagaaagaggaggagctgGATCAGACCACGGCCCTGGCAGGACCTGACCAGTTTGTCATGGATGAGACTGATGGGCAGCAGTGGACATCTGTGGATCCAGGCCGAGAAACTGACCCTGAAGGCCACCCAGATTTTTCCTTTCATTCCACAGAAGAGCACTCTCAGAATATCTCAATTTTTCCACCTCACAGTGGGCTGCCATCCCTACCTACTATGACAGATGGTGTAGGGCCATCGATTCACTCTTCTAGAGGGAAACCACATGCTAACATGTTCAGTACAGCAGCACACATGAAAAAACATGTCAGGACATTGGCTGATGAGACTAGACAACAGATGCCAGAAGGACAGAGCAGTGAGACGCTGAACTCAAATAATGAAGGAAATAGTTTAGCTCTACAGCCAAGGCAGCATCAGCACAGGGCTTCAGAAGCAACTGTGAGAATGAGTGAGTGCATGACAGGGTCAAACATGGCCACCACCTCTACCTTCTCTGGATACAGCCTGAGTCGCAGTAGTTTTAACATGGTGAAGAGAATGAGGACTCAGTGGAGGTCGGGCGGCACCACTGAGAGGCGTTTCAGCTGCACCTTCTGTGGGAAGAGCTTCCAGCGTTTCAGCCAGCTCAAAGAACACCTCCGGAGTCACACCGGAGAGAAACCGTACACCTGCGAACAGTGTGGCAGGAGTTTCACCAAGCAGTGCAACCTGATCAGACATGCTGTGGTCCACAGCGGGGAGAAGCCCTATGAGTGCACACAGTGTGGGAAATGCTTCACCCAGCGCTCCAGTATGAAGTCACATCAGAGAACTCACATAGGAGAGAGTCCAGTGTCTCAACATGTGGTACCTGCATACCCTGGGGATCCACACACAAGTTTAATGTTGTCTCAGACCAGATGGAACAAATAAAACATAATTGCATGATGTTTCTATAACACTTTCTACGTGAAAATGTGGTACAGAAGGTGTTTTGAGACATTTTGACACGCTTTTCCTCCTAATTGATTTGTGAAATGGTTTTCATGTTTGACTGTTGACGGCTCCTCACTTTCATTTTAACACTCACAGAGCGCCGGAATTCCAGAACTACTAGAATGGCCATGCCGGTCATATTTCAATTGTTTAAATGTTCCATAATAAATTCCTAAATGATTGCATTTATTACGTTAAAATGGATCATAAGAAACCTCAGGACACCGAATGCAAATTGTAATCAGTCAGAAAATGAATTGATTGATCCAAAAACTCACAGATAAAAAAATAGTGATAGTGTATTTTCTGACTGTAAGACAACCTATTTACAACTGGTAGCATTGTGTTTTGTACCACAAAATCATAAAAAAGATGCTTTATTCAATAAACTTGATTTAATGAAAG
This window contains:
- the LOC112226733 gene encoding zinc finger protein 782, whose product is MASCNFQSQLVSIMEILAKAAVAEINKRVDDSCAVIRLEVTQSQRDIDGLKRKCQMMEGELKKTRGRVRRKAERSLYPVKIVLNKQRICSQWRDGEMAVEEDSQPQPTDVEQRAETEPILIKDEETAEDVWKTDLQEELRITGEESGSKPGQPPSFEQRHFDEDFITQPNISPEDSVEHYPNSDGPKEPGTPRCMSVEKSKVFSTEQHRPAEDEDSQELVMVKDEKEEELDQTTALAGPDQFVMDETDGQQWTSVDPGRETDPEGHPDFSFHSTEEHSQNISIFPPHSGLPSLPTMTDGVGPSIHSSRGKPHANMFSTAAHMKKHVRTLADETRQQMPEGQSSETLNSNNEGNSLALQPRQHQHRASEATVRMSECMTGSNMATTSTFSGYSLSRSSFNMVKRMRTQWRSGGTTERRFSCTFCGKSFQRFSQLKEHLRSHTGEKPYTCEQCGRSFTKQCNLIRHAVVHSGEKPYECTQCGKCFTQRSSMKSHQRTHIGESPVSQHVVPAYPGDPHTSLMLSQTRWNK